A region of Paenibacillus sp. JNUCC-31 DNA encodes the following proteins:
- a CDS encoding 4a-hydroxytetrahydrobiopterin dehydratase, which yields MVFSQEEVEAHLGRLEGWELEEGRWIVRKFVFSNFMKGIAFVDEVAAISEAFNHHPFITIDYTTVTLRLTSWDEGGITSVDIKEAEQYNEAFEKMRSE from the coding sequence ATGGTTTTTTCGCAAGAGGAAGTCGAAGCTCATCTGGGGAGGCTGGAAGGCTGGGAACTGGAAGAGGGACGGTGGATTGTCCGCAAGTTCGTATTCTCCAACTTCATGAAGGGGATTGCTTTTGTGGACGAGGTCGCAGCGATTTCGGAAGCATTCAATCATCACCCTTTTATTACGATTGACTATACAACAGTCACGCTGCGTCTCACATCATGGGATGAAGGCGGTATAACATCTGTAGACATTAAAGAAGCAGAGCAATATAACGAGGCATTTGAGAAAATGAGGTCGGAATAA
- the rluF gene encoding 23S rRNA pseudouridine(2604) synthase RluF, whose amino-acid sequence MRINKFISETGYCSRREADRLVESGKVTINGVQAELGSQAEDGDDVRINGQPIKEKRKHVYIALNKPVGITSTTERHIQGNIVDFVGHKERIFPIGRLDKDSEGLILMTNDGDIVNRILRAEGRHEKEYIVTVDRAVTPSFLKGMSTGVKILGEMTLPCTVTRISERVFRIILTEGKNRQIRRMCSAFGYEVRKLKRIRIMNIHLGEQATGHWRELTPAEKSELGGLLDYTLE is encoded by the coding sequence TTGCGTATTAATAAATTTATCAGTGAAACCGGTTATTGTTCCCGTCGTGAAGCCGACAGATTGGTGGAAAGCGGGAAAGTAACGATTAATGGAGTGCAGGCCGAGCTGGGCAGTCAGGCGGAAGATGGCGATGATGTTCGAATTAATGGCCAGCCTATTAAAGAAAAAAGAAAACATGTATACATTGCACTCAATAAACCGGTTGGTATAACCAGTACAACCGAGCGGCATATTCAAGGGAACATTGTTGATTTTGTAGGGCACAAGGAACGAATCTTTCCGATTGGTCGTCTGGATAAGGATTCAGAAGGTTTGATTCTGATGACCAACGATGGTGATATCGTCAATCGAATTCTAAGGGCGGAAGGGCGCCATGAGAAAGAATATATTGTTACCGTAGACCGTGCCGTAACGCCGAGTTTCCTGAAAGGCATGAGTACAGGAGTCAAGATCCTTGGCGAAATGACGCTGCCTTGTACGGTGACTCGGATATCCGAGCGAGTGTTCCGGATAATCTTAACCGAAGGGAAAAACCGTCAAATTCGCCGGATGTGCAGTGCGTTTGGCTACGAGGTTCGAAAGTTGAAGCGGATTCGAATTATGAACATTCATCTTGGCGAACAGGCTACAGGTCATTGGAGAGAACTAACGCCTGCAGAAAAATCGGAATTGGGCGGTCTGTTGGATTATACGCTAGAATAA
- a CDS encoding YwhD family protein, with protein MDQNEQNGKKQIALNIVSAKSKHKGFGAGSIDLNNLSPVIIDNGEAKIDVGAMHAKSKVERSIKFSTNREDVPNGRQVWLVWVAVDRTEQGQLYGGATACEMWIDTEARRGWKLLADHVNRMDYAMKRRFMLDELGPEDRAALKKLLITHNEEWWNASPDELKEALA; from the coding sequence ATGGACCAAAACGAGCAAAACGGCAAAAAACAGATTGCCTTGAATATCGTTAGTGCAAAGAGCAAACACAAAGGATTCGGTGCAGGCTCCATTGATTTGAACAACCTGTCCCCCGTTATCATTGATAACGGCGAAGCGAAGATTGATGTCGGTGCGATGCACGCAAAGAGCAAGGTGGAGCGTAGCATCAAGTTTTCAACCAATCGTGAAGATGTACCTAACGGACGTCAGGTATGGCTGGTATGGGTCGCTGTGGATCGTACAGAGCAGGGACAGCTGTATGGCGGGGCAACCGCATGTGAGATGTGGATCGATACAGAAGCGAGACGTGGATGGAAACTGCTGGCGGATCATGTGAATCGAATGGATTATGCGATGAAGCGCCGTTTCATGTTGGATGAACTTGGCCCTGAAGATCGCGCGGCACTCAAGAAATTGCTGATTACCCATAATGAAGAATGGTGGAACGCTTCCCCGGACGAATTGAAGGAAGCACTCGCCTAA
- the rbsK gene encoding ribokinase: MSDDNQNKPLIAVVGSLNMDLVVKTDIIPEEGETVSGEELHYLAGGKGANQAVAAARLGGQTTMVGAVGSDAFGERLLHSLVESGADASQVRILDDTVTGTASIWLSKGDNRIIVIPGANGRLEPAMLEEADTVKSLTAAASVLLQLEIPLPAVTRAAQLAAEGSALVVLNPAPAVPGLPQELLRCVDVVTPNRSELAVLTGRDELRPEDVDAAVAELAASLGAAVVTTLGPEGAVYAAAPGGRVQAGRAGACRAPGYAVSAVDTTGAGDCFNGALAVALARGETLDAAVGFAMGAAALSVTKLGAQSGMPSAREVEVFLAEQQAKTP; this comes from the coding sequence ATGTCAGACGATAATCAGAACAAACCTCTTATTGCTGTCGTAGGCAGCCTGAATATGGATCTTGTGGTGAAAACCGATATCATTCCCGAAGAGGGGGAGACGGTAAGCGGGGAGGAACTGCACTATCTGGCTGGTGGGAAAGGCGCCAATCAAGCTGTTGCTGCAGCACGACTGGGCGGACAGACAACGATGGTGGGAGCGGTAGGTTCGGATGCTTTTGGTGAACGTCTGTTACACAGTCTGGTGGAGAGCGGAGCAGATGCCTCGCAGGTTCGTATACTGGATGATACCGTCACTGGTACGGCCTCCATCTGGCTCTCCAAAGGAGATAATCGGATTATCGTCATTCCCGGAGCGAATGGGCGACTTGAACCTGCCATGCTGGAGGAAGCGGATACGGTAAAAAGCCTGACTGCAGCCGCATCGGTGCTGCTGCAGCTGGAGATCCCGCTGCCTGCGGTCACCCGCGCCGCCCAACTGGCGGCTGAAGGCAGCGCACTGGTGGTGCTCAACCCGGCGCCTGCGGTGCCGGGGTTGCCCCAGGAGCTGCTGCGGTGCGTCGACGTTGTCACGCCAAACCGCAGCGAGCTCGCCGTGCTCACCGGCCGGGATGAACTCCGGCCGGAAGACGTGGATGCGGCGGTCGCAGAGCTCGCCGCATCCCTCGGGGCCGCTGTCGTCACGACGCTCGGCCCCGAGGGGGCTGTGTACGCGGCGGCACCTGGCGGCCGCGTACAGGCAGGGCGCGCCGGCGCGTGCCGTGCGCCCGGCTACGCCGTAAGCGCCGTCGATACGACCGGCGCAGGCGATTGCTTCAACGGCGCGCTGGCGGTAGCCCTCGCGCGCGGAGAGACGCTCGACGCGGCTGTAGGCTTCGCCATGGGCGCGGCCGCGTTGTCCGTGACGAAGCTCGGCGCCCAGTCCGGGATGCCGTCCGCACGTGAAGTGGAGGTTTTCCTGGCTGAGCAGCAGGCCAAAACGCCATAA
- a CDS encoding M1 family metallopeptidase translates to MIPRRAKSWLTAIIALCVLTGGIWLALGSTRSNPSELPTLAPESGKPPAPVNNQTPPESVQTPTAEVFSNRVVEYHMDVKLVDGNVLQGTQTLTWTHPGKKTVSELYFHMYPNAFSSADTTFMKESGGKLRGDTMPTNGYGSMNITDMKTEDGLSLLHRMQYVQPDDGNIKDTTLIKVRLPKPVKGGESITLHTRFEVKLPKIFARMGTADHFVMAGQWFPKLSVYEPAGTRGRTAEGWNLHQYHGNSEFYSDFGIYSVRIRVPETYKVAATGFPTQQAVVKNGEKIYQFYADDVHDFAWSASPDFVYAEEPFSAPNVPGVRIKLYLDPAHQDLKKRYFYAAKAALSNYSKWFGPYPYSTLSIVVPPKSGNGAGGMEYPTLVTAFGADDSAPGYDLERTVVHEIGHQYFYGMVASNEFEEAWLDEGFTSYAEDKLMEQEYGLIPNLPVQSGLIISPASLTQEAWKFDSQNHYAANVYTRGKLVLLGIEQQVGAKTMERILSTYVKKYRFKHPTSSDFQHVVEQVTRISWTDYFNQYVYGDGMADFAVEKITVNPVSKDGQTLYESSVTLQKKGSDYTKVPVRIVFEDGKIITKEWDGSDKRITYKLTYSSPVSWAMTDPLYTIVLENRHLNNFLKAGLDEPTKSRWSMSATKLIEAIFGSLSW, encoded by the coding sequence ATGATTCCACGACGCGCCAAGAGCTGGCTCACCGCAATTATAGCCCTATGTGTACTTACCGGAGGAATATGGCTCGCTCTGGGTTCCACACGTTCCAATCCATCCGAATTGCCTACGCTCGCACCGGAATCGGGCAAGCCCCCGGCTCCCGTCAATAACCAGACACCTCCAGAAAGCGTACAGACCCCAACCGCTGAGGTATTCAGCAATCGTGTAGTGGAATATCACATGGATGTGAAGCTGGTAGACGGGAATGTGCTACAAGGCACCCAGACATTAACCTGGACACATCCAGGAAAGAAAACCGTCAGTGAGCTTTATTTTCACATGTATCCCAATGCGTTCTCTTCTGCCGACACCACCTTTATGAAGGAATCCGGCGGGAAACTTCGCGGCGATACTATGCCTACGAACGGTTATGGCTCCATGAACATTACAGATATGAAAACAGAAGACGGGCTCTCTCTCTTGCACCGAATGCAGTATGTGCAACCGGATGACGGAAATATAAAGGATACTACGCTCATTAAGGTACGGCTGCCCAAACCTGTCAAAGGCGGCGAAAGTATCACGCTCCACACCCGATTTGAGGTCAAGCTACCGAAAATCTTTGCCCGTATGGGGACGGCGGACCATTTTGTGATGGCAGGTCAATGGTTCCCCAAGCTTAGTGTATATGAACCAGCAGGCACCCGAGGACGAACTGCCGAAGGCTGGAACCTGCATCAGTATCACGGCAATTCGGAGTTCTACTCTGATTTTGGCATCTATAGTGTTCGTATCCGGGTACCGGAAACATACAAAGTGGCTGCTACAGGATTTCCAACCCAGCAAGCTGTGGTGAAAAACGGGGAGAAAATCTATCAGTTCTATGCCGATGATGTACACGACTTTGCATGGTCAGCCTCTCCTGATTTTGTGTATGCAGAAGAGCCGTTCTCTGCTCCCAATGTGCCCGGTGTACGAATCAAGCTGTACCTCGACCCTGCTCACCAGGATTTGAAGAAACGGTACTTCTACGCAGCCAAAGCAGCGCTATCCAATTACAGCAAGTGGTTTGGCCCTTATCCGTACTCTACCCTTTCCATCGTGGTCCCGCCAAAATCGGGGAATGGTGCAGGCGGCATGGAATACCCCACGCTGGTTACCGCCTTCGGCGCAGATGATTCCGCTCCTGGTTACGATCTGGAACGCACGGTCGTGCACGAAATTGGACATCAGTATTTTTACGGCATGGTTGCCAGTAATGAATTTGAAGAGGCTTGGCTTGACGAAGGATTCACTTCTTATGCAGAAGACAAACTGATGGAACAGGAATACGGACTGATCCCTAATCTGCCTGTGCAATCAGGTCTTATCATTTCTCCGGCTTCACTAACACAGGAGGCTTGGAAGTTTGATTCCCAGAATCATTACGCAGCCAATGTGTACACACGGGGTAAGCTTGTATTGCTTGGGATTGAACAGCAGGTTGGTGCAAAAACAATGGAACGCATTCTCTCGACCTATGTGAAGAAGTATCGTTTCAAACACCCTACCTCTTCTGATTTCCAACACGTCGTGGAGCAAGTGACGCGCATATCCTGGACCGACTATTTTAATCAGTATGTGTACGGGGACGGCATGGCCGATTTTGCAGTGGAGAAGATTACCGTGAACCCTGTCTCGAAAGACGGCCAAACGTTGTATGAGTCTTCCGTTACGTTACAGAAAAAAGGCAGTGATTATACAAAAGTACCTGTTCGAATCGTGTTCGAGGATGGGAAGATCATAACCAAGGAATGGGATGGTAGCGACAAACGCATTACTTACAAACTAACCTATTCTTCTCCCGTGTCCTGGGCTATGACAGATCCGCTGTACACAATTGTACTGGAGAATCGGCATCTGAACAATTTTCTGAAAGCCGGACTGGATGAGCCAACCAAATCCCGCTGGAGCATGAGCGCAACCAAACTTATAGAGGCCATATTCGGAAGTCTGTCATGGTGA
- a CDS encoding c-type cytochrome has translation MHKWIMSGVFFAACALAIVLMFTLPGKEEVAEEAKPTMPEVTMDAGQAETLVKANCITCHGDQLQGGMGPSLQKIGSQDDVEKIYTTIVKGKSGGMPSFKDKLKDEEIANVAMWLAEKK, from the coding sequence ATGCACAAATGGATCATGAGCGGGGTATTTTTTGCAGCGTGCGCTTTAGCTATTGTACTAATGTTTACGCTTCCAGGAAAAGAGGAAGTGGCAGAAGAAGCGAAACCAACCATGCCGGAAGTTACAATGGATGCAGGACAGGCTGAGACATTGGTCAAAGCAAACTGTATTACCTGCCACGGTGATCAGCTTCAAGGGGGCATGGGCCCTAGTCTGCAGAAGATTGGAAGCCAGGACGATGTGGAAAAGATTTATACCACCATTGTCAAAGGTAAAAGCGGCGGTATGCCTTCGTTCAAAGACAAGTTGAAGGATGAAGAAATCGCGAATGTTGCGATGTGGCTGGCTGAGAAGAAATAA
- the motA gene encoding flagellar motor stator protein MotA, whose amino-acid sequence MEISTIIGLVLGLVSLVLGMFLKGAPLINLVNNPAAYVIIFVGTAGTIFMAFPMSEVKKIPKLFGILFKKQQLIDRVSLIGTFMDWASTTRREGLLALESKVEEIDDQFLRGGMRMIIDGNDQEFVSDVLMEDIHATEERHRGGALIFAQAGMYAPTLGVLGAVVGLIAALADLSDMEKLSHAIAAAFIATLLGIFSGYVLWHPMSNKLKRMSKKEMEIKLMMVEGLLSIQSGVSTIAINQKLSVFLTPSERRQLEEKEGSSGEKG is encoded by the coding sequence ATGGAAATTTCAACGATTATCGGACTAGTTTTGGGGCTGGTTTCACTTGTACTGGGTATGTTCCTAAAAGGCGCACCCCTGATCAACCTGGTTAACAACCCGGCAGCCTACGTTATTATCTTTGTTGGTACGGCAGGAACCATTTTCATGGCATTTCCTATGTCTGAAGTTAAGAAAATCCCTAAGCTCTTTGGGATTCTTTTCAAAAAGCAGCAACTGATTGACCGTGTTTCACTGATCGGCACATTTATGGATTGGGCTTCCACTACCCGACGTGAAGGTTTGCTGGCACTGGAGTCAAAAGTAGAAGAGATTGATGATCAATTCCTACGTGGCGGAATGCGTATGATCATTGACGGCAACGACCAGGAATTTGTAAGTGATGTATTAATGGAAGATATTCATGCCACAGAAGAACGCCATCGCGGCGGCGCCTTGATCTTCGCCCAAGCGGGGATGTACGCACCAACGCTCGGGGTACTCGGAGCCGTTGTAGGTCTGATTGCGGCACTTGCCGACCTTAGTGACATGGAGAAACTATCCCACGCCATTGCGGCGGCATTTATCGCTACACTCCTTGGTATCTTTAGTGGTTACGTGTTGTGGCATCCCATGTCCAACAAACTGAAGCGGATGTCCAAGAAAGAAATGGAGATCAAGCTGATGATGGTTGAAGGATTGTTATCGATACAATCCGGAGTATCCACTATTGCCATCAACCAAAAACTATCTGTATTCCTGACACCTTCCGAACGTAGACAGCTGGAAGAGAAGGAGGGATCATCAGGTGAAAAAGGCTAA
- a CDS encoding C40 family peptidase encodes MFKKKLTAAVLSITFALSLGAGSAFADSKMDQVIDSAMGTTYKSGGTTLNGFDCSGFTSYVFDKLGIDLARQSSSQFDMGDSVSRMEMRPGDLVFFNTTGKGVSHVGIFVGDGKFAHSSSSKGVTISALSESYWANRYVGAKRIMSTDAYETLAID; translated from the coding sequence TTGTTTAAAAAGAAATTAACCGCAGCTGTTCTCAGCATTACATTCGCATTATCGCTTGGAGCAGGCAGCGCATTCGCAGATTCAAAAATGGACCAAGTCATTGATTCAGCAATGGGAACAACATACAAAAGCGGAGGAACAACGCTTAACGGCTTTGATTGCTCCGGGTTCACAAGTTATGTATTCGACAAGCTGGGCATTGATCTGGCTCGCCAATCCAGTTCCCAATTCGACATGGGTGACTCGGTATCCCGTATGGAAATGAGACCAGGCGATCTGGTATTCTTCAATACAACGGGCAAAGGGGTTTCGCACGTAGGGATCTTCGTAGGAGATGGAAAGTTCGCACACTCCTCTTCTTCCAAAGGTGTAACAATCAGCGCTTTGAGCGAAAGCTACTGGGCCAATCGCTATGTTGGCGCTAAACGCATTATGAGCACGGACGCATATGAGACTTTGGCCATCGACTAG
- a CDS encoding GNAT family N-acetyltransferase — MDEASVTFHVVPMQEEHAEQICDWQYDPPYNIYSWLPWEQMKALEVEFGDAQLRKEQYAAVLGEDQQVCGFAQYFPLEGVTRIGLGMHPGRCGQGQGTAFVSAIVQEAIRRNPLNEIDLEVLTWNDRAIRVYQKAGFVTQDTYERQTPSGLKPFYCMVYEGPRG, encoded by the coding sequence ATGGATGAAGCCTCTGTGACGTTTCACGTTGTGCCCATGCAAGAAGAACATGCGGAGCAAATCTGTGATTGGCAGTATGACCCGCCTTATAATATTTATAGCTGGCTGCCCTGGGAGCAGATGAAAGCACTGGAAGTTGAATTTGGGGATGCCCAACTGCGGAAGGAACAGTATGCGGCGGTGCTGGGAGAGGATCAGCAGGTCTGCGGTTTCGCTCAGTACTTCCCACTTGAGGGTGTCACCCGCATCGGGCTTGGTATGCATCCCGGACGTTGTGGCCAGGGCCAGGGGACGGCTTTTGTATCGGCTATTGTACAGGAGGCGATTCGCCGAAATCCTCTGAACGAAATTGATTTGGAGGTGTTAACCTGGAATGATCGGGCTATTCGTGTCTATCAAAAGGCTGGATTTGTCACGCAGGATACATACGAGCGTCAGACACCAAGTGGTTTGAAACCTTTTTATTGCATGGTCTATGAAGGACCTCGGGGATAA
- the motB gene encoding flagellar motor protein MotB produces MKKAKKHEPHEEHIDESWLLPYSDLMTLLLALFITLFSMSSIDAAKFEEMSQALSSALNGGSGVLDHSSMNPTQSSTDLGKSKKEPQEITKNTPAQITDAQMAKKEQEDLEKLKKRLDQYINKNGLSDQLNTKLNQSELKITISDNALFSSGRADVKPESRSLAKAISSMLQEFPEYEVVVSGHTDNVPISNSQYKDNWDLSADRALNFLKILLLNDSLDPAKFTPSGYGEYHPVASNQTNAGRAQNRRVEVSIIRKYQSNNPSVKSVGQGN; encoded by the coding sequence GTGAAAAAGGCTAAAAAACACGAACCTCATGAAGAACATATAGACGAGAGCTGGTTGCTTCCTTATTCCGACTTGATGACATTGCTGCTTGCTCTGTTTATCACATTATTCTCTATGAGCTCCATAGATGCAGCAAAATTCGAAGAGATGTCCCAGGCGCTCAGCAGTGCATTGAATGGTGGTTCGGGTGTCCTGGATCACTCTTCCATGAACCCTACGCAATCGAGTACAGATCTAGGCAAAAGTAAAAAGGAACCTCAGGAAATCACCAAGAATACACCAGCTCAGATTACCGATGCCCAGATGGCCAAGAAAGAACAGGAAGATCTGGAGAAGCTCAAGAAGCGCTTAGACCAATATATCAATAAAAATGGATTATCGGATCAGCTTAATACCAAGCTGAATCAATCAGAGCTCAAGATCACCATCAGTGATAATGCCCTGTTCTCCTCAGGACGGGCTGATGTTAAGCCGGAGTCACGCTCACTGGCTAAAGCCATCTCCAGCATGTTGCAGGAATTCCCGGAATACGAAGTGGTTGTATCTGGTCATACGGATAATGTTCCCATTTCGAACAGCCAATATAAGGACAACTGGGATTTAAGTGCCGATCGGGCACTGAATTTCCTCAAAATTCTTCTGTTGAATGATTCACTGGACCCTGCAAAATTTACACCTAGCGGTTATGGAGAGTATCATCCAGTCGCTAGCAACCAAACGAATGCCGGAAGAGCTCAGAACCGCCGGGTTGAAGTTTCAATTATCCGGAAGTATCAAAGTAATAACCCGTCTGTAAAATCAGTCGGACAAGGTAATTAA